The genomic region GAGGAGAGATTTAAGAAGACCGATATCCCTGATTTTAAACCAGGAGATACTGTGAAGGTTCATGTAAAGGTAAAAGAGGGAGACAAAGAAAGAATTCAGGTTTTTGAAGGCGTTGTTATTGCCCGTAGAGGCGGAGGATTAAGAGAGAGCTTTACAGTAAGAAAAATCTCCTTTGGAGTTGGCGTTGAGCGTGTGTTTCCACTTCATAGCCCAATAATTGACAAAATTGAGATTGTAAGAAAAGGTGACGTTAGAAGGGCTAAACTTTATTACCTGAGAACAAAGAAAGGTAAAGAGGCAAAGGTTAAAGAAAAGACAGACTATCAAAAGGCATGAACCTCTTTGCCTTTGATGAGGCAGTTCTTGCTCAGGGATATAGCAGCATTGCAGGTATAGACGAAGCTGGAAGAGGATGCCTCGCAGGTCCTGTGGTTGCAGCCTGTGTGAGTTTCAGAGATAATGTTTTTATTGAAGGAATAAAGGATTCAAAAGAATTAACCCCTGAGCAAAGAGAAAGTCTTTTTGAGAAAATAATCAGCAATGCCTTTGTGGGAGTGGGAGTTATTGATGTAGAGCTTATTGATAGATTAAATATAGTTGAAGCCACCCGTCTTGCAATGACCCTTGCTTATAAAAATCTCGGCAGAAAAGTAGAACTCTTACTGATAGATGCTGTTTCTCTGCCAGATTTAAAAATCCCGCAGAAAGCAATCATAAAGGGAGACAAGAAGAGTGCCTCAATTGCCTCTGCAAGCATTGTAGCCAAAGTAACAAGAGACAGAATAATGAAAGAATATCATAAAAAATACTGTCAGTATGGTTTTGACAGACACAAAGGATATGCCACAAAGGAACATCTCAAAGCTTTAAAAAAATTCGGACCCTGTCCCATTCACAGAAAAAGCTTTTCTCCAGTAAGAGAATTAATGTTATTCTAATACATGAAGCGCCTCCACATAAGAGTCAAAGGAGTTGTTCAGGGAGTAGGATTCAGACCCTTTGTCTATAATCTTGCAAAAAGCCTTAATTTAAACGGATATGTTACAAATACATCAAAGGGAGTAACAATTGAGATAGAAGGTGAAAAGGTTAATGAGTTCCTCAACAGGTTACAGAACGAGCCTCCTCCTCTTGCAAAGATTTACTCAATTGATACTGAAGAGCTTCCGCCTAATAACTATCAAAGCTTTGAGATAATTGAAAGCATAGATGATGCAGGATTTACTCATATATCAGAGGATGTATCCATATGTGATGACTGT from Thermodesulfovibrio sp. 3907-1M harbors:
- the rplS gene encoding 50S ribosomal protein L19, with the protein product MNQLIIRAIEERFKKTDIPDFKPGDTVKVHVKVKEGDKERIQVFEGVVIARRGGGLRESFTVRKISFGVGVERVFPLHSPIIDKIEIVRKGDVRRAKLYYLRTKKGKEAKVKEKTDYQKA
- a CDS encoding ribonuclease HII — translated: MNLFAFDEAVLAQGYSSIAGIDEAGRGCLAGPVVAACVSFRDNVFIEGIKDSKELTPEQRESLFEKIISNAFVGVGVIDVELIDRLNIVEATRLAMTLAYKNLGRKVELLLIDAVSLPDLKIPQKAIIKGDKKSASIASASIVAKVTRDRIMKEYHKKYCQYGFDRHKGYATKEHLKALKKFGPCPIHRKSFSPVRELMLF